DNA sequence from the Hemibagrus wyckioides isolate EC202008001 linkage group LG20, SWU_Hwy_1.0, whole genome shotgun sequence genome:
CAGTTCAAGGCCAAGGCCAAGGTGAGTTTGTTTAGTAAACAGATGAGAGTTTTTCTTCAAtcaaaacatttctgtttatttagtgTGGATCCTCGTTCTTACTGCGCTGAAATCTGATATTATTTATAACAGACAGATCTGAGATGGTTTTTCTGTCAAATCTAAATTTAACTGTTTATAGAGTTGTGTAAAATTATGCCCTTGTGTCTGATGATCATAGAGGATAAACAGAGGAGgaacaaaacagagagagagagagagagagagagagagagagagagagagagagagagctataacattagtataaaaatataaggtCATGGTTTTAAAAAGGTTGCTATGAAAAAATTGCAAATAGTTCTAAACAATTAAGTAGATCTTTCTCCTTTGCTTTTATGCAAAATCTACAGGTCAGGTGACCAAATACTCAcaagatataataaataaacagagcatCACTTAAACAAACAGAGTAAAAGTGACCacagctctgtgtctcacttAAAGGTTACTAGCTGAAACTCAAAGTTACACTTCAGTTAAAGtgaaaagagagatagatagatagatagatagatagatagatagatagatagatagatagatagatagatagatagatagatagatagatagatagatagatagatagatagatagatagatagatagatagatgtccaacgaaacagatgcccaagccacctcaactggcccctttcgatgtggaggagcagcagctctactccgagctcctcccgggtgacagagctccttaccctatctctaaggggACGCCCCGCCACCTTGCGAAGAAAACTCATTTCGGCCGCCTGTATCCGGGATCTtgtcctttcggtcatgacccaaagctcatgaccataagtaagagtaggaacgtagcttgactggtaaatcgagagcttcgcctttcggctcagctccttcttcaccacaacagaccggtacatagaccgcattgctgctgccgctgcaccaatccgtctgtcaatctcacgctccatccttccctcacttgtaaacaaaacccCGAGATACTTAACTCCAGTATATATAAGTAATAATacaagtaataataaaataataaaacttctcacttgttttattattttattattacttgttgatttatatatttatatatatatttatatatataggaattatacatttttaataaataatacccAAATGGGTTTTGGGTGCACGGGCAACATCCAAGAGACTCCCTTCCCCCTTTACTTCCATATTTATCAATcttaaaaagattttaaatttacaaaataatggtttgtgaaatgaaataaggTTTAAGGGCGGGGTTAGGATTAGGGGCGGAGTGGGACTAGGGTTAGGAGCAGGACTGGGGGTGGGGTTATGGTTAGGGGCGGGGTTAGGGTctcctagaggagattaaaaacctggagacatggtgccaggtcaacagtCTCCTCCGTGGAGAGaatggacagtttccggtacctaggtgtttacatcatgcaggacctgacatggtcctgtcacgttaacaccctggtgaagaaggcccggcagtgtctttatcatctcagacacctgaaggactttaaactgccctcaaaggtgctaaagacattctacacctgcaccattgagagcatcctgatgggaagtatcacagcctggtttgggaacagcaccaaacaggacaggcaagctctccagagggtggtgcgatcagccgagcttcctgacctggacaccatatacagcaagcggggCTGGACCAGggccaggaagattatgaaggacctcagccatcccaacaatggactcttctctctgttgcggtcagaggttttatatatatataaaaatatataatataaatatatatatgtagtatcaatagcagtaaatattataaatatgaaaaataagaaaaataaaatatatatatatacatacatagacatatatttgcatatgcatatctgacacttgacttATTTTTACGAAGTTACTTACGAAGTTATTTTCGTTTGTGatttctaccatttaattttccctacttttccctatatattcttaactatatcccctatttttcatgtccacactttaatttaaaatttttcttttttactctttctttttatgtaagacagtcgtaaaaagcatgtcactacatgtcatactgtgtatgatttcatgtgaccaataaaatttgaatttgatttggtTAACTTTTGCAAATTCGTAGTAAATAATAAGTCATTGGAGAAGACCCTGGACCAGATCCTCAGAGAGGGTCTCTGAGTTCTGAAAATTGACACAAACCTCTGACAGATAAACTCACACTTTATCCATCATCTGTTTATTAAGTTCTATTACTGATCCTGTAACTGCAGTCAAGTAGGAAATCAGAGTGAGGAAcataaatctgttttaaaataaaatctgagttTTAAAGATTAGAAACATCTCTTATAAACATCAAACACTAATAATAAAGAGTCATGTATTAATGGTATGaattattatatcatttatatgtTAATGTTAACTCTGTTGGATGAAAAATACAGTACAGATTTTTTAAGCACGATTTTAGCATGCAGTCTGCAGTTCCTGATGTTGACCACCAGGTGTCACTGTCGCGCACTGTATTGAAACGCTGATGAGTGAAATTCTTAcaggggaacagtgtgtgtcagaggagCCGTGTTCgcaaatatctgtgtgtgtgtgtgtgtgtgtttcactcagAGCTCAAGCCTACAGAGCCTCAGAGATCAGTTTATTTATGAAGCGTTCCTCTAGACActcattatttttaaagagaGTTCTGGACTTTTTCATGCTGAGAGTCTTTGCCTTGTTTTACTGCAGATATGAAAAGGATGAAAAGTTTACCTTCAGATCTACAAGGTCAAGTAGAAGTCTTTTCCATTCCCTGATGATGAAATGTGAATAAAGAGGAATGAATCAGACAAAGGTGTGAAGTTCTTGCTCTGAATGGGATGTGATTATCAGGTGAGTCTGACAGGCTGAAGATCACCAACctgaaagcattttattttactgtgttaAAGATTTCATGCTAATGAAGAGCGTCAGGGAGATGTTTATTCCTGAATTACGCTCTATTGGAcatgtgtaaaagaaataaaaaacaaactctCCTGAAAGAGCTTTAAACCCATTTCTAAAGATTTTACACTCATTTCCAGCtaaagtggtggtggtgagggggggctcaagtggttaagactctgctctgaccacaacctccaaggatgggatgtgAAGAGAGAATTTCACTGGGCTGTAATGTATGACAACTAAGTTATCTTTTGtcaaatttcattttattttaaaatgatctgCTAATAAACTGAGAACATGTAAAGCTTAAAATGAGTAGAAATGTTCTAATCtatctaatcatttataataatttcacaataagacaTTGGATATAGAGATATTTTCTCTTGCTATGAAATGATGTAATGAAGCGTGTGGAGGTGAGAAAAACCTCAGCTCTCAAATACAGACATCATCAGACATAGGAAAAAGATCAGGCTGTATTTTTCTCTTCTACAAACCGAGTAGGAGAAATAACTCCAGGTAACGTGAATCCTGTCTGATCTGACGTGTGAGGAAACACTGCTTTATTTCCTGTAGGAAAAGAAGTTTAAgctttttcttctgtataaaaCGCTCCAGGAATCGCTCTTCTCTCTTTATCATCTGAAGATCTGCTGCTGGAGTCATGAACACTGTTTTGTTTAATGACACAATCTGCTCAGGCTGAGCTGAGAGCCGGAGTGGGCGTGAGGTGGACGAGCTGCTTTACTGGAAGATCCACTTAGTGACCTGATCAGTCTCCACTGCCTCTTTTCTCTGTGAGCTTTATGTTTTGAGATTGGTTCAATATAAAGGCGTCAAGAGACGTGGCGACATGCAGTGGACTGACACGTAACATACACATTACACGtcatgatgaacacacacacaaataaaatctttaatttAGTTGCTTCAACACAGCTGTAATAAAAgcgtcggagtgtgtgtgtgtgtgtgttacctttcaCATCGTCgttactctctctgtgtgtgtgtgtgtgtgtgtgttacatatcCACACCGAGTCCCTACACCTGTGTGAGTCCCtacagctgctttaaataaGAAATGAGCAGATTGTGAAAACCATCACAGCTTCATGTGAATCTCATTCCCAGGCTGCAGCCGGTCCCGGCCTCCTGCTCCGAACGCCGTCGTCTCATCCACACTCATTATCCTCACCGCTTGAGCAGAATTGATGCTTTCAGGAAATGAAAGGATTTTTTTCTCTATGCAGACCGTGAAAAGATAAAGTGGAGtttattacaaacaaacaaaacagacacacaagtAATTAtatcaaagacaaaaaaacgAGACGGGAAAGATTTCCCGTTTGGGAAAGAtttgggaaaaaagaaagatttgggaaaaaagaaagaaaataaggtGTAAACTCCGAGCCTGGGCCGGGATCGTGAGTTATATTGCACTTCTACTCAGAGGCTAATGTCGCTAACAGGATTAGCCTGCTGTACTGAATAGGACATCAGACATATTTCACCAAACGCAGGACTGAAAGAAGAataataaagaaacagaaactaAAAGGTTTTTAGAACTTATCAAAGAAACCCAGAGGCTTCGGCGAGGGACTCGGACTCGGACCTGGAGTTAGGGCTCAGGACAGAAACCAGGGTGCGAGGTGTCTGATGCTTTTGTTCACATGGAGGCTGTTCTGCACTGCCTTACACGCGACACAGAAATGCTCCACCCAGAACGAGGTCACATGCACGTTGTAGTCCCGCCTCCAGGCATGATAACGGCGATAGAGGGCGGGGTTTCGGTCCAGGTGTTTGAGGTAGGAAGCAAGTGCACGCGGGCCTTTAAAATCCTCCACGTGGATGAAGGCGTCAGCAGGAAGGAAGCGCTCGTAGTTCTCCCGCGGTGGCCCGAGCACCACTGGAACGGCGCCGGAGACCAGAGCGTTACGCCAGAGTTTCTCTGTGATGTAGTCCGCGTGACACGAGTTTTCAAATGCGAGGTAAAACTTGTAACCTGAGACAGTTTTCACCACACTGTCGTTCAATAATGGACGAAATTCACGTCCATAAATGTCCACGTGCAGGTAGCGGCGAAGTCGGTGGTAGAACCGCACCCTCTCCTGCTCCTCGCTCCAGTTACTGATCACCCATGCTACTAAACCACGCTTACGCCCCACATGGATCTgtctgttaccatggaaacgacGCGGCCGAAGATAACCGTACGGTAGAAAAATATCAGAGCCCGTACGGTAAGACATGGTGAGATTAAACATCCCATCAAACTGGTGCAGAAACCACGAGTGTGACGGCGACTCGAAGTTCATCCAGATCCACTTCTGCGATGGGGGGCGTGGCTTATCCAGCAGCTCCTCCCAGTTCATCATCAGCTCACGGTGGTGTACGATGACGGCGTCAGCATGAGCGTAGACGTGCCTGTCTGACGTTACGGTGCAACCCGTCATGCCGTAGCTCGCTCCGCAATCGGAGAGACGGAGCGCATTTCCGAACGGAAGCCACCAGATGAGAAGAGTCACGCTCCTCGTTTCGGATCGTTGAGTGGGCGTGTCCGGCGCTGGGATCGGCAAAGTGAGCAAACTGAGAATGAACAGGATTGTTAAACACAAAAGCGCGAGAGCAAAGACTAGTGTGTTGGAATGGTGTGCCTCTACCACGGCGAGGCAGCGTTTTTGGCCGGAAATTCTCATCTTTGTGGATTTGGGACATTTCTGCTTTTCCCACTCAGAGAAGAGTTCCATAAATCCATAGAGAAATGTCTTTAAACTCCAAAAACAAAcgtccacctccacctcctcctggACTCCACCTGGACTCAACCAGGACTCCgcctgtcagtgtgtgagattagcGCCTGAGGAACTCGTTCTCTATTTAACGTGACTCTTTATGCAGTATGTTAGCAGGCTGGAGCTTGAGTGTCAGCTTTAGTGCTGTGTgcgtgggtgtttgtgtgtgtgcagtgtgtgtgtgcagtgtgtgtgtggtgtgggtgtgtgtgtgtgttgctgctc
Encoded proteins:
- the LOC131370664 gene encoding alpha-(1,3)-fucosyltransferase 4-like, whose product is MELFSEWEKQKCPKSTKMRISGQKRCLAVVEAHHSNTLVFALALLCLTILFILSLLTLPIPAPDTPTQRSETRSVTLLIWWLPFGNALRLSDCGASYGMTGCTVTSDRHVYAHADAVIVHHRELMMNWEELLDKPRPPSQKWIWMNFESPSHSWFLHQFDGMFNLTMSYRTGSDIFLPYGYLRPRRFHGNRQIHVGRKRGLVAWVISNWSEEQERVRFYHRLRRYLHVDIYGREFRPLLNDSVVKTVSGYKFYLAFENSCHADYITEKLWRNALVSGAVPVVLGPPRENYERFLPADAFIHVEDFKGPRALASYLKHLDRNPALYRRYHAWRRDYNVHVTSFWVEHFCVACKAVQNSLHVNKSIRHLAPWFLS